ATAAATGTGCCCCGAATGATCAACACCGGGTGTGGCCACGGGTATATAAACGCGCGGTTCTTTGCGGAATTTCATGCCCCTGCGCCCGAGAACTGCCACTGGAACCGAAGTCTCCGGCGGTGTGTTTTTCTCATTGAAGCTGGAGACCCATAACAACGCATCCGCCTCGTTTTCCCTGAGCATGCGCTCGGCAGAAAAGTGACGCGGATCGTAATAGGGCCCCCCGCTTGCAAATCCCGTGCGCACCGGAAAACCGCACTGCCAAGTGCAAACTTGGTTGGCGGTCACATCTCCTTCGTTGCCGCCTAATGGAAGACCGCAAAAACGGGTGCTACGATTCAGATCGTTAACCAGCCCGCACAGACTTTGCACGGCAAGTTCCGCGTGTTTGAAATCAAAATCTGCGGCAGCCCAAGCAAGCACGCCATAGCGTGCGGCTTGCATGCGTGCTGCAAGCTTCTGCAATTCCTGCAACGGGACGCCGGCAATTCGAGTAGCCTGTAACTGCCTTCCGGCGATTAGACATCGCAAGGCCCCCGCGACTTCACCGATGCGAGTGATATCGCAGGCGATGACAGTCGGTTTCCGCCCGTCGGGGGCGGTTCCGGCTTGCGTGTCCAGTCCCCGTCCCAGATACACGACTTCACGGGCGTTGCTGACAAACAGATGGTCGCGATTCCAGACATAACGTTCAAAAAAGCGCGGAAATCGGCTCGTGACATCCGTTCCCGCAAGCACCAGCAAATCAACACGGTTTTTCAATTCGCTTAAAGTTGTAGTAACCCAGCCGCTATCCTGAAGCGCAAGAATATTACTCATGAGATAAACGCTGTTCATGTGATCTACTACTGCGCCTATGCGATCCGCCAATTGCATTAGCGCCCGCATGCCCGCGACATCGGTGCCCAAGCCGGCGACAAGCGGTTGTTTTGCGTTGCCAAGGAAATCGGCAACCGCGGCTGCCGCGTTATCGAGCGAAGCAGTTTTTCCGGCGATCTGCGGAGCGGCGGGTTCGGACAAACTTAATGTGGCGAACGCCCTGCTGCTGATGGGACAGCCGTTCGCAATGACCTCAAGCTTTCCGGAATGCGTGGTGATGCGCAGATCGTCGCAAACCAGTCCGCAAAACGGGCAAGGTACTTCGTCCCACATTCCGGGTGATAAAAATTGCGTCATGGAAATATTTCGCTTGCCGAAAGAGGCGGATTGTAGTGGTTAGGCACGCCCAATACCAGCCTATAATGCGCAAATGGGTCTGCCGTGCGCGATGCAAGCTCCGAAATTTTGCTATATTCTAACAATATATCGATGGCTCGGCAGCGCAGCAAAACCGACCCTAATGCGCTGATAGAGTGACACCCTGTTCCGCGCCTGTCGCAATGACAGTTTTATCTTGTGATGACCGGCTTGAAATACAATGATAAAAATGAATGGCATAATAGTTGCTGAACGTTTTAGGTTTAAATTAAGAGATAATGAACGGCTTGGCAAGCGCCGATAAAGAAGTTCAAACTGTAGTTGTGGAGGCCCCGGCGCGCTTGCACCTTGGCTTCATGGATTTGAACGGTGCCACCGGCCGGCGCTTTGGCAGCTTGGGCTTGACGCTGGAGGGGTTTAGCACACGCATTTACGCGGAACGCGCTGCGACGTTTTCGGTAGAGGGCGCACAAACGCAGCGCGCCATGCGAGTTCTGCGGCGCTTGCAGGAACGGCTGAGGTTGGACGGCGCGGTGCGAATGGCGGTGGTGCAGGCAATACCCGAGCACACGGGTCTCGGATCGGGCACGCAGCTTGCAATCGCCGCCGGCATCGCGGTCACGCGCCTTTATCAACTCAGCCTCAGCGCCAGAGAAATCGCTGCATTGCTGGACCGTGGAAGCCGCTCCGGCATTGGAATAGGGGCATTCGACCACGGCGGATTTCTCATCGATGGAGGGCGAGGCGAAAGCGAAGAGCCTCCGCGCATCACCAGCCGCATCACTTTCCCGTCAAACTGGCGGATATTGCTGATTTTCGATTTACGGGCCCAGGGTCTGCACGGCGCGGATGAGGAGAGGGCCTTTGATGCCTTGCCGCTGTTTCCGGAGGCAAGCGCCGCGCACTTGTGCCGCCTGGTACTGATGCATTTAATGCCGGCCTTGGCGGAGGCCGATGTTCTGGAATTTGGAAAAGCGGTAAGCGAACTACAGCGCGTGGTCGGCGACCATTTTGCGCCAGCGCAGGGCGGACGCTATGCGAGCCGGAAAGTAAGCGAAGTGCTTGCGTGGCTCGAACGTCAAGGCGTGAATTGCGTCGGGCAGAGCTCATGGGGGCCCACGGGATTTGCCGTAGTGGATTCCGAAATCTGCGCAGGCAAGCTGCTGTGCGAGGCTGAAAAGCGCTGGGGCGCAGATAATGCGCTGCGCTTTAAAGTCTGCGCCGCGCGCAATCGGGGTGGGGAAGTGCTGCTGCAGCAACGCAGCATCAAAACCGGGACGATCTGATAAACAAGTTCTCAAGGGACTTATGGAAAAACCTTTTTTGCTGCACATGATAACGCCGAGTCCAAATGTCAGCCCATTCGACGTGAACATGGCATACGACGCCGGTTACAACGCGGTTGCGGCCTATACCAATATCACCCTCGACCAAGTTGCGGCGCTTACACAGGATGCGATATTTTCACGTGGACCAAGCGGCGTTAAACGCACCGGAATTTTCATCGGCGGACGCGAAATTGGCATGGCCGCGGACATGTTGGATGCGACAAAACTCGCGATGGTGCCGCCATTCGAAGTATCAGTTTTCGCGGATCCTTCCGGAGCGTTCACTACCGCGGCGGCTATGGTTGCGGCGGTGGAACGGCAATTGAAACGGGTGCATCACTGCGATTTGAAAGGACTCGAAGTACTGGTGCTGGGCGGCACCGGGCCGGTGGGCACTGCTGCTGCAGTGTTGGCTTCGGGGGCGGGAGCCAAAGTCAAAATTGCAAGCCACAGCAGCGGTACCCGAGCACGCATGTCCGCGCAAGTTGCCAATGCCCGTTACGGGGCAAGCACCGAACCGGTAGACGCTAGTTCAGAAGAAAACAAAACAGCGGCTATAACGAACATGGACGTGTTGATGGCCACGGCAAAAGCCGGTGTGCAGGTGTTGAGCCAGCAGCTACTGAAACAGGCACGGCGCTTGCTGGTGGCTGCAGATATCAATGCCGTGCCGCCTGCCGGCATCGAGGGCGTGGGGCTGATGGACGATGGCGTGCCTTTTGCGGCTGGGTCCGGCAAAGCGGTAGGAATCGGCGCGCTGGCGATCGGTAACATCAAATACCAGGTGCAGCGGGGTCTCTTCGAAGCAATGTTGCGGGCAGAAGCACCGCTTTACCTAGATTTCCGCGAGGCGTTTGCATTGGCGCGCAAATATGTCAGTTGAAGACAAGCTTTTCCTTGTCGCCGCTCTTACCGGCAGAACATTGGCGCAGTCCGCCAACCGCGGCGGCATTCCGGTAGTGGTGCTCGATTTATATAACGACTCGGATACCCACCGCTTTGCACAGCACAGCCGGGCGGTGGCGCAGCATGATCATGGTTTCGACGCGGCGTCACTGCTGAAAGCGGCGGACGAGCTGTGCCCGCCCCAGCGCTGCTCCGGCCTGGTATACGGTTCAGGTTTCGAGGACCAGCCGCAACTGCTCAATCAGCTCGCTACGGGCAGAGCGCTATTCGGCAATAATCCTGAGACAGTGACGCGCATAAAGGATCCGCGGCTTTTTTTTACGTTGCTCGATGGGCTTGAAATGGCGCACCCGGAAGTGCGCTTTGCACCGCCACGGCCAGCTTGCGGCTGGCTTGCAAAAAAAATTGGCGGCTACGGTGGAATTCACGTATTGCCCGCGGCGGGCAGACAACCGGATGGAATGCATTACTACCAGAAGCTCGAGTCGGGGCGCTGCATGTCGGTAACTTTTCTCGCCGACGGTAGGAAGTCGCACATTATTGGTTTTAACGAACAGTGGACTACAAGTGCAGGATCGCCCTTTAGTTATGCTGGCGCGATTAGCCACGCGAAACTCGATTCCGCTTTACAGGCGGAAATCGCGCAGAAGCTGAATCGGCTGGTGCAGGCAACCAGCCTCGTGGGATTGAACGGTATGGATTTTCTGCTGCGGGGCAATGAATACCGGGTGTTGGAAGTCAACCCGCGGCCTTGTGCAACCGTGGATCTTTACGATGTAGATTGCGCGGAGTCCCTTTTTTCCTGGCACCTGCGCGCATGCCGGGGCGAATTGCCTGACCTGCAGTTGGTTATACAAAAAATTACAAGAGGGCACGCAATGGTTTATGCCGAGAGGTCTCTGCGCATTTCTTTGAATACCCGATTTCCAGAATGGGTCAGTGACATTCCTGGAGCAGGAAGGGAGTACCCGCCGGGCTCGCCGCTATGCATGGTGCATGCGCAAGGCGGGTCGACGCAGCAAGTCAAGCGGTTGCTGATGCAACGGCAAAAGATGATCGCACGGATGATTACGGAGGAAGCGGCGTGAGTGCTCAGAATCGCGATATTGCGGCCAACTCTGCGCTAAACGCGCAGTCCGCACATTGGCCCAGCGTTAATAATCAGGCTGCGCCTTTAGTGGCGGAGCTGTTGCGTGAGCATCAGGCGCTGCGTCTAGGAGTTACCCATGGGCCGCAGGGGCATACCGTCGTGGACGCCGGAATTACTTTCGACGGCGGGTTGGAAGCGGGTCGCCGCATCGCTGAAATCTGCATGGGAGGACTCGGCACTGTGAGCCTTTGCGTAAATGCGGCCCGCTGGCCGCTGCAGGTAACCGTGCATTCCAAGAACCCAGTTTTGGCATGTCTGGGCAGCCAATATGCCGGGTGGAGCCTTTCACACGGGAGCGGTAAAGGCGCATTTCACGCATTAGGGTCAGGGCCGGGACGCGCTCTTGCCGGCAAGGAAGACCTGTTTGCTGAGCTTGGCTACCGCGACAAGGCCGACCGCACCTGCCTAGTGCTTGAAGTCGACAAGCCTCCACCTCAAGAAGTGGTGGAAAAAGTACTGCGTGATTGTAGGGTCGAGGCGGATAAGCTGACGTTTATCCTGACGCCGACGCGCAGTCTGGCGGGCGTTGTCCAGATCGTGGCGCGCGTTTTGGAGGTGGCTTTGCACAAGGTCCATGCGCTAGGGTTTCCACTGCAGCATGTCGTCGACGGAGCAGGAAGCGCGCCGCTACCGCCGCCTTGCAAAGATTTCATCGAAGCCATGGGGCGCACTAACGACGCCATCTTGTTCGGTGGAGAAGTGCAGCTTTTCGTGAATTGCAGTGACAGCG
The Burkholderiales bacterium DNA segment above includes these coding regions:
- a CDS encoding formylmethanofuran dehydrogenase subunit B → MTQFLSPGMWDEVPCPFCGLVCDDLRITTHSGKLEVIANGCPISSRAFATLSLSEPAAPQIAGKTASLDNAAAAVADFLGNAKQPLVAGLGTDVAGMRALMQLADRIGAVVDHMNSVYLMSNILALQDSGWVTTTLSELKNRVDLLVLAGTDVTSRFPRFFERYVWNRDHLFVSNAREVVYLGRGLDTQAGTAPDGRKPTVIACDITRIGEVAGALRCLIAGRQLQATRIAGVPLQELQKLAARMQAARYGVLAWAAADFDFKHAELAVQSLCGLVNDLNRSTRFCGLPLGGNEGDVTANQVCTWQCGFPVRTGFASGGPYYDPRHFSAERMLRENEADALLWVSSFNEKNTPPETSVPVAVLGRRGMKFRKEPRVYIPVATPGVDHSGHIYRTDNVVALPLRKLRESALPSVAQVAAEIEKVLESR
- a CDS encoding beta-ribofuranosylaminobenzene 5'-phosphate synthase family protein — encoded protein: MNGLASADKEVQTVVVEAPARLHLGFMDLNGATGRRFGSLGLTLEGFSTRIYAERAATFSVEGAQTQRAMRVLRRLQERLRLDGAVRMAVVQAIPEHTGLGSGTQLAIAAGIAVTRLYQLSLSAREIAALLDRGSRSGIGIGAFDHGGFLIDGGRGESEEPPRITSRITFPSNWRILLIFDLRAQGLHGADEERAFDALPLFPEASAAHLCRLVLMHLMPALAEADVLEFGKAVSELQRVVGDHFAPAQGGRYASRKVSEVLAWLERQGVNCVGQSSWGPTGFAVVDSEICAGKLLCEAEKRWGADNALRFKVCAARNRGGEVLLQQRSIKTGTI
- a CDS encoding NAD(P)-dependent methylenetetrahydromethanopterin dehydrogenase — encoded protein: MEKPFLLHMITPSPNVSPFDVNMAYDAGYNAVAAYTNITLDQVAALTQDAIFSRGPSGVKRTGIFIGGREIGMAADMLDATKLAMVPPFEVSVFADPSGAFTTAAAMVAAVERQLKRVHHCDLKGLEVLVLGGTGPVGTAAAVLASGAGAKVKIASHSSGTRARMSAQVANARYGASTEPVDASSEENKTAAITNMDVLMATAKAGVQVLSQQLLKQARRLLVAADINAVPPAGIEGVGLMDDGVPFAAGSGKAVGIGALAIGNIKYQVQRGLFEAMLRAEAPLYLDFREAFALARKYVS
- a CDS encoding ATP-grasp domain-containing protein, which produces MSVEDKLFLVAALTGRTLAQSANRGGIPVVVLDLYNDSDTHRFAQHSRAVAQHDHGFDAASLLKAADELCPPQRCSGLVYGSGFEDQPQLLNQLATGRALFGNNPETVTRIKDPRLFFTLLDGLEMAHPEVRFAPPRPACGWLAKKIGGYGGIHVLPAAGRQPDGMHYYQKLESGRCMSVTFLADGRKSHIIGFNEQWTTSAGSPFSYAGAISHAKLDSALQAEIAQKLNRLVQATSLVGLNGMDFLLRGNEYRVLEVNPRPCATVDLYDVDCAESLFSWHLRACRGELPDLQLVIQKITRGHAMVYAERSLRISLNTRFPEWVSDIPGAGREYPPGSPLCMVHAQGGSTQQVKRLLMQRQKMIARMITEEAA
- the mch gene encoding methenyltetrahydromethanopterin cyclohydrolase, which gives rise to MSAQNRDIAANSALNAQSAHWPSVNNQAAPLVAELLREHQALRLGVTHGPQGHTVVDAGITFDGGLEAGRRIAEICMGGLGTVSLCVNAARWPLQVTVHSKNPVLACLGSQYAGWSLSHGSGKGAFHALGSGPGRALAGKEDLFAELGYRDKADRTCLVLEVDKPPPQEVVEKVLRDCRVEADKLTFILTPTRSLAGVVQIVARVLEVALHKVHALGFPLQHVVDGAGSAPLPPPCKDFIEAMGRTNDAILFGGEVQLFVNCSDSDAADLAHKLPCSASRDYGKRFADIFRHYEYDFYKIDPMLFAPAQVVVSCLESGKSFRAGKLNADLLDVSFGGING